The following are encoded together in the Sulfurospirillum tamanense genome:
- a CDS encoding carbon-nitrogen hydrolase has protein sequence MKLALIQHAVRETKDATIQKTLELIHDASAKGAQLALLQELHQGPYFCITEDPSHFDLANDFDNDVVFWAKIAKQYGVVLVTSLFEKRAPGLYHNTAVVFEKDGSVAGKYRKMHIPDDPGFYEKFYFTPGDLGYEPIQTSVGKLGVLVCWDQWYPEAARLMALKGADILIYPTAIGWFDEDAEDEKTRQKEAWMGVQRGHAIANGLPLVAINRVGKEKDETEVLDGIRFWGHSFVAGPQGELLHVSDESSEEAVIVEVDVKRCEEVRRMWPFLRDRRIETYNGLTKRFLDA, from the coding sequence ATGAAACTTGCCCTCATCCAACACGCCGTACGTGAAACCAAAGACGCCACCATCCAAAAAACCCTTGAACTCATCCACGATGCTAGCGCCAAAGGCGCCCAACTTGCGTTGTTGCAAGAGTTGCACCAAGGGCCTTATTTTTGCATTACCGAAGACCCCAGTCATTTTGACCTTGCCAATGACTTTGACAACGACGTGGTGTTTTGGGCAAAAATCGCCAAGCAATACGGCGTAGTGCTCGTCACCTCACTCTTTGAAAAACGCGCCCCTGGCCTTTACCACAACACCGCCGTCGTCTTTGAAAAAGATGGCTCAGTTGCAGGTAAATACCGTAAAATGCACATCCCCGATGATCCAGGTTTTTACGAAAAGTTTTACTTTACTCCGGGGGATTTGGGCTATGAACCTATTCAAACCAGTGTGGGAAAACTGGGCGTGCTGGTGTGTTGGGACCAGTGGTACCCCGAAGCCGCGCGCCTCATGGCACTCAAAGGGGCGGACATTCTCATCTACCCCACCGCCATTGGGTGGTTTGATGAAGACGCAGAGGATGAAAAAACCCGCCAAAAAGAGGCGTGGATGGGCGTACAACGCGGTCATGCCATCGCCAACGGTTTACCTCTTGTGGCCATCAACCGCGTAGGTAAAGAAAAAGATGAAACAGAAGTGTTGGATGGCATTCGTTTTTGGGGGCACTCCTTCGTAGCAGGACCCCAAGGAGAACTCTTACATGTAAGCGATGAAAGCAGCGAAGAAGCGGTAATTGTCGAGGTGGATGTAAAACGGTGTGAAGAAGTCAGGCGCATGTGGCCGTTTTTGCGCGACCGCCGTATCGAAACCTACAACGGCCTCACCAAACGTTTTTTAGACGCGTGA
- the feoB gene encoding ferrous iron transport protein B, which translates to MSTLTIALVGQPNVGKSMLINSISNANLRVGNFSGVTVEKAEVVLTRGEDEIRIIDLPGSYALGDYTLEERVTKRFLEEESYDLILNVVDSTNLERNLLLTTELMELNHKMVVALNMSDEAKKEGISIDHEQLSGILGIPCMPVSAFTKEGIEALIETCLTAIKTLHQSPKMSYSEPVEEEIARLVALFKEKGFTHAKLSARDMAVKLLQENKTLYQEVRNEPVWIEVLPVLQEALEHLYVHYDTKNLVEIFSEERYAYAKGAVTEVCERAPKKQKTTTEKIDEVLIHKLFGIPIFLFFMWGLFQLTFTLGAVPMDMIDALFGYFGDQARVIFGDGELGSLVADGAIAGVGAVVMFLPNIMILFLGIALLETTGYMARVAFLLDGFFHRFGLHGKSFIPLVTGFGCSVPAYMAARTLKNDKDRLITLFIIGFMSCGAKLPVYVLFAGAFFGPEKAGNVLFAIYIAGALLGLVAAKVLKAFVFKGKDEPFVMEMPKYRLPSAKLVWHTVMGKSLVYLKKAGTFILVASVLVWFASSYPKNEDLESAYELKIEQALSEEEQATLANELQSTLLSQSYLGRIGQATEFLFAPLGFDWRLTVALETGLAAKEVIISTMGVLYALGEEVDEESEGLMGVLQASIPFPVALSFITFVMFYLPCLAATVVFTKESGSYRYLGYLILFTTAVAWSASFIVYRVALLLS; encoded by the coding sequence ATGTCCACTCTAACCATCGCCTTAGTGGGGCAACCCAATGTGGGCAAAAGTATGCTCATTAACTCCATCAGCAATGCCAACCTTCGGGTGGGCAACTTTTCGGGTGTAACGGTTGAAAAAGCCGAAGTGGTGTTGACACGCGGAGAGGATGAGATACGCATCATCGACTTGCCCGGAAGTTACGCGCTAGGGGATTATACCCTTGAAGAGCGGGTAACCAAACGCTTTTTAGAAGAAGAGTCTTATGACTTGATTTTAAACGTGGTAGATTCCACTAACCTTGAGCGCAACTTGCTTTTAACCACGGAACTCATGGAGCTTAACCATAAAATGGTCGTCGCGCTAAACATGAGCGATGAGGCCAAAAAAGAGGGAATTTCCATCGATCATGAGCAGCTTAGCGGCATCCTTGGCATTCCTTGTATGCCTGTTTCTGCCTTCACAAAGGAAGGGATAGAAGCGCTTATAGAGACGTGTTTGACTGCCATTAAAACCTTACACCAATCCCCAAAAATGAGTTATTCGGAGCCTGTAGAGGAAGAAATAGCGCGTTTGGTTGCTTTGTTTAAAGAAAAAGGGTTTACCCATGCCAAACTCTCCGCGCGCGACATGGCGGTGAAGTTGCTTCAAGAAAATAAAACCCTGTATCAAGAGGTGCGCAATGAGCCCGTTTGGATTGAGGTGCTGCCCGTGCTTCAAGAGGCACTAGAGCACTTGTATGTGCATTATGACACCAAAAACCTTGTAGAGATTTTCTCAGAAGAGCGTTATGCATATGCTAAAGGTGCTGTTACAGAGGTGTGTGAGAGAGCGCCAAAGAAACAAAAGACAACGACAGAAAAGATTGATGAGGTACTCATTCACAAGCTTTTTGGGATTCCTATTTTCCTCTTTTTTATGTGGGGATTGTTTCAACTTACCTTTACGCTAGGTGCTGTGCCCATGGATATGATTGATGCACTGTTTGGGTACTTTGGCGACCAAGCGCGGGTGATTTTTGGTGATGGGGAGCTAGGTTCACTGGTTGCTGATGGTGCCATCGCGGGCGTGGGGGCGGTGGTAATGTTTTTGCCCAATATTATGATTTTGTTTTTAGGTATCGCACTTTTGGAAACCACGGGTTACATGGCGCGTGTAGCCTTTTTGCTTGATGGCTTTTTTCACCGTTTTGGGTTGCATGGCAAGTCGTTTATCCCGCTTGTCACGGGGTTTGGGTGTTCGGTGCCTGCGTACATGGCTGCGCGCACCCTCAAAAACGATAAAGACCGTTTGATTACATTGTTTATCATTGGGTTTATGAGTTGTGGGGCAAAGTTGCCCGTGTATGTGCTCTTTGCGGGGGCGTTTTTTGGCCCTGAAAAGGCAGGTAATGTGCTGTTTGCGATTTACATTGCGGGCGCACTTTTAGGCCTTGTGGCTGCAAAAGTCCTCAAAGCCTTTGTGTTTAAAGGCAAAGATGAACCTTTTGTCATGGAGATGCCAAAATACCGTTTACCTTCCGCAAAGTTGGTATGGCACACGGTGATGGGCAAATCCCTTGTGTACCTTAAAAAAGCAGGAACGTTTATCTTGGTGGCGTCTGTGTTGGTGTGGTTTGCGAGCAGTTACCCTAAAAACGAAGACCTAGAGAGTGCGTATGAACTTAAAATAGAACAAGCCCTAAGCGAAGAAGAGCAAGCAACCCTTGCTAATGAGCTACAATCCACTTTGTTATCTCAAAGTTATTTGGGGCGCATTGGTCAGGCTACAGAGTTTTTGTTTGCCCCTTTGGGGTTTGATTGGAGACTGACCGTAGCCCTTGAGACAGGCTTGGCTGCTAAAGAGGTGATTATCTCTACCATGGGAGTGCTCTATGCTCTTGGGGAAGAGGTAGATGAAGAGAGCGAGGGACTCATGGGTGTCTTGCAAGCAAGCATTCCCTTTCCTGTGGCCTTGTCGTTCATCACCTTTGTTATGTTTTACTTGCCGTGCCTTGCGGCTACGGTAGTCTTTACTAAAGAATCAGGAAGCTACCGCTATTTGGGATACCTCATCCTCTTTACCACTGCCGTGGCGTGGAGTGCTTCTTTCATTGTTTACCGTGTAGCGCTACTGTTGAGCTAG
- a CDS encoding plasminogen-binding N-terminal domain-containing protein yields MFRIFAVFLTFLSLSWAQGFLAPYTTTLKEVRGGTATVADSQDLVIGSSGIVLHQFDEGKSSIIARASVTGKANGLATLQFEVFDLLEQSAFPLPGLTPKQGDTVILNYLYDRALIVAPNSIVFNEITGHFTDIQWVHPDLVGAYLASEYTPSPDRDTFRKLCQAHSTGIIFFALNFKGYFADCQSFKVLKTLDSGRISSYQLPFYTRITGIESAFWKFGSSQITDYNAHYGNLLVK; encoded by the coding sequence TTGTTTCGCATCTTTGCCGTTTTTTTAACATTTCTTTCCCTTTCATGGGCGCAGGGTTTTTTAGCCCCTTACACTACGACACTAAAAGAAGTCCGCGGCGGCACTGCGACCGTTGCTGACTCTCAGGACCTTGTAATCGGCTCTAGCGGCATTGTCCTTCATCAATTTGACGAGGGGAAATCTTCTATCATTGCACGCGCTAGCGTCACAGGCAAAGCCAATGGTCTTGCAACACTGCAATTTGAGGTGTTTGACCTCTTAGAACAATCTGCTTTTCCTTTGCCTGGACTTACCCCAAAGCAAGGTGATACGGTTATTTTAAACTACCTTTATGACCGTGCGCTTATTGTTGCACCCAACAGCATTGTCTTTAATGAAATCACAGGCCACTTCACAGACATTCAGTGGGTGCATCCTGACCTCGTGGGAGCGTATCTTGCTAGCGAATACACTCCAAGTCCTGATCGCGACACCTTTAGAAAGCTTTGCCAGGCCCACAGTACAGGGATTATCTTTTTTGCACTAAATTTCAAAGGCTACTTTGCAGACTGTCAAAGTTTCAAAGTGTTAAAAACCCTTGATTCTGGTCGCATTAGTAGCTATCAACTCCCCTTTTATACTCGCATAACAGGCATTGAAAGCGCCTTTTGGAAATTTGGCTCAAGTCAAATAACCGACTACAACGCCCACTATGGCAACTTACTGGTCAAGTAA
- a CDS encoding NUDIX domain-containing protein, with protein sequence MVDITIVKIEACVESLYIQPKSMHYVQNGREKRWDMVDAHNSVAILLYHKEFDAFVFVKQFRPAIYLKNNDGFTYELCAGLVDKEKSLAQIALEEIEEETGYGVAPQNLHKITSFYTAVGLAGGQQTLYYAELDESMRLHQGGGIELEEIEVIYVPRSEAKEFLFNEHIAKTSGLMFALMWFFEKDSRV encoded by the coding sequence TTGGTTGATATTACCATCGTCAAAATAGAAGCGTGCGTAGAGTCGCTGTACATCCAGCCCAAAAGCATGCACTACGTACAAAATGGGCGAGAAAAACGGTGGGATATGGTGGATGCGCACAACAGCGTGGCAATCTTGCTCTACCATAAAGAGTTTGATGCCTTTGTCTTTGTCAAACAGTTTCGTCCTGCTATTTACCTCAAAAACAATGACGGCTTTACCTACGAACTGTGCGCAGGATTAGTGGACAAAGAGAAGTCTTTGGCACAGATTGCTTTAGAGGAAATCGAAGAAGAAACAGGCTATGGCGTTGCACCTCAAAACCTGCATAAAATCACCTCTTTTTACACGGCGGTGGGTTTGGCGGGCGGTCAACAGACGTTGTACTACGCCGAACTAGACGAGTCCATGCGGTTGCACCAAGGCGGCGGGATTGAGCTTGAAGAGATTGAAGTGATTTACGTTCCTAGGAGTGAGGCTAAAGAGTTTTTATTTAACGAACATATCGCCAAAACATCAGGGCTCATGTTTGCCCTGATGTGGTTTTTTGAAAAGGACTCACGCGTCTAA
- a CDS encoding FeoA family protein: protein MKTLDSLPVGSVVVITCIDAKEELKQRFFSFGMRRGSELCVKAASATKATIEIEVGGTMIALRREEAKTIQVSPVCPL, encoded by the coding sequence ATGAAGACACTAGATTCCCTTCCTGTGGGTTCGGTCGTAGTGATTACGTGCATTGATGCAAAAGAAGAGCTAAAACAACGGTTTTTTTCTTTTGGTATGCGTCGAGGCAGTGAGCTTTGTGTCAAAGCGGCGAGTGCGACTAAGGCGACCATCGAAATAGAAGTGGGCGGAACGATGATTGCCCTGCGCCGCGAAGAGGCAAAAACCATCCAAGTGAGTCCCGTATGTCCACTCTAA
- the mgtE gene encoding magnesium transporter — protein sequence MAKLKDLKHSQEIIESYLQDDLDQELSPAELARHLRHVHKSDVDLFIDYVKQLSSESLGDVAIELPDHILKDVIEEISPEQLKDAIEELESDDATDLLQNIEDINEEKAQELFDSLDDEYQEDIKRLRRYDDEEAGAYMQTEVFVAKVEEKISDAIARLKQMKEEGEIENIYRLFVVDDYETLRFSIPLEDLITSDFSLTFKALVEKAPEDEYQPIFARDDDTIDSVIETVENYDLSVVPVIDYQGRLVGRITADDIHDIIQENATEQIYNLAGVNDEAEEENTLFEAGKSRAMWLFLNLFTAIVASLVIGIFDETIQAYVALAVLMPIVASMGGNAGTQTLTVTVRQLALGDIDFQNAKSTIVKEVSIAGINGVIFALVMGAIAFLWFHEAMLGVVIGLSMVINLLCAGLFGALIPLTLKRLDIDPAVGSTVLLTTVTDVVGFFSFLGLAQWILLG from the coding sequence TTGGCAAAGTTAAAAGATTTAAAGCACTCTCAGGAAATCATTGAGAGTTACTTACAGGATGATTTAGACCAAGAGCTCTCCCCTGCCGAACTCGCGCGCCACCTCCGTCATGTGCATAAAAGCGATGTTGATCTTTTTATCGACTACGTAAAACAGCTTTCCAGCGAAAGCTTAGGAGATGTGGCCATTGAATTGCCAGATCATATCTTAAAGGATGTGATTGAGGAAATTTCTCCCGAACAGCTTAAAGACGCCATCGAAGAACTTGAAAGTGACGATGCGACAGACTTGCTTCAAAATATTGAAGACATCAATGAAGAAAAAGCCCAAGAACTTTTCGACAGCTTGGATGATGAGTATCAAGAAGACATTAAGCGTTTGCGCCGTTATGATGACGAAGAGGCAGGCGCGTACATGCAAACCGAGGTTTTTGTGGCCAAGGTTGAGGAAAAAATTTCCGATGCTATCGCGCGCTTAAAGCAGATGAAAGAAGAGGGGGAGATTGAAAACATTTACCGCTTGTTTGTGGTGGATGATTATGAAACCCTTCGGTTTTCTATTCCCTTGGAAGATTTGATTACAAGTGATTTTTCACTTACCTTTAAAGCCCTTGTCGAAAAAGCACCAGAAGATGAGTATCAGCCTATTTTTGCTAGAGACGATGACACCATTGACTCGGTCATCGAAACGGTTGAAAACTATGACCTCTCTGTGGTTCCTGTAATCGACTATCAAGGAAGGTTGGTTGGCCGCATTACTGCAGATGATATTCATGACATCATCCAAGAAAATGCAACAGAGCAGATTTATAACCTCGCTGGGGTTAACGATGAAGCGGAAGAGGAAAACACTCTTTTTGAGGCAGGGAAAAGTCGTGCAATGTGGCTTTTTCTCAATCTTTTTACCGCCATTGTGGCTTCCTTAGTTATTGGTATTTTTGATGAAACGATTCAGGCGTATGTGGCCCTGGCGGTGCTTATGCCTATTGTGGCATCTATGGGGGGTAATGCAGGCACCCAAACCCTGACTGTTACTGTACGCCAGTTAGCTCTGGGGGATATTGATTTTCAAAACGCTAAAAGCACTATCGTAAAAGAGGTTTCTATCGCAGGGATAAATGGAGTGATTTTTGCCTTAGTGATGGGCGCCATTGCCTTTCTTTGGTTTCACGAAGCTATGCTGGGCGTGGTAATTGGCTTGTCGATGGTGATTAATCTTTTGTGTGCGGGATTATTTGGTGCCCTTATTCCTCTTACACTAAAACGCCTCGACATTGACCCTGCTGTGGGAAGCACAGTATTGCTTACAACGGTGACAGATGTGGTGGGGTTTTTTAGCTTTTTGGGCCTAGCCCAGTGGATTTTGCTTGGTTGA
- a CDS encoding peptidoglycan DD-metalloendopeptidase family protein: MMRWLVCVLMMVLGAQGAYMQEHRWERGETFLTFLEKHQLPLSIYYNLDREDQELAAEIVSGVRYQLLLDDNEVIEQVLIPIGEELQLHIVKDKSTGAYELRTTPVSYQEESLKVTLEITLSPYQDIINATNSYALANEFVNSFKNSVNFRRLVKGDRLVIFYSQRTRLGQRYGNPKIEAAMVEVRGKEHFVFLYDDNRYYDAAGKEIEGFLLTVPVRYTRISSSFSYKRWHPILKRYRAHLGVDYAAPTGTPIVAAGEGRVTFVGTKGGYGKTVEIDHGHGYKTLYAHMNGYRKGIRRGSVVSKGQLIGYVGSTGISTGPHLHFGLYKDNRAINPNSVVKIEKDKLQGEKRKAFLAHVETFKPRFELALAEPSIPPREEPFEYMVQLETPIIMDAETVAVAN, from the coding sequence ATGATGCGATGGTTGGTGTGTGTTTTGATGATGGTGCTAGGGGCACAAGGGGCGTACATGCAAGAGCACCGTTGGGAGCGAGGCGAAACGTTTTTAACCTTTCTAGAAAAACACCAGTTGCCACTGTCTATTTACTACAACCTTGACCGAGAAGACCAAGAGCTTGCTGCTGAGATTGTCTCAGGCGTGCGGTACCAGCTTTTGTTGGATGACAATGAAGTTATTGAGCAAGTTCTCATTCCTATTGGTGAAGAACTACAACTGCATATTGTTAAAGATAAATCCACGGGAGCCTATGAGTTGCGCACAACCCCTGTGAGCTACCAAGAAGAGTCTCTTAAAGTCACTTTAGAAATTACCCTTTCGCCTTATCAAGACATCATTAATGCGACCAACAGCTATGCTCTTGCCAATGAATTTGTCAACTCTTTTAAAAACAGTGTTAATTTTCGCCGTTTGGTTAAAGGTGATCGCTTGGTAATTTTTTATTCCCAACGCACACGCTTAGGGCAACGCTATGGCAATCCAAAAATCGAAGCGGCCATGGTAGAGGTACGAGGCAAAGAGCACTTTGTATTTTTGTACGACGACAACCGTTATTATGATGCAGCAGGCAAAGAGATTGAAGGGTTTTTACTGACTGTGCCGGTGCGTTATACGCGCATTTCCTCCTCTTTCAGCTATAAGCGTTGGCATCCTATTTTGAAACGTTATCGCGCTCACTTGGGCGTGGATTATGCTGCGCCCACAGGCACGCCCATTGTGGCAGCGGGCGAGGGCCGGGTGACGTTTGTAGGTACCAAAGGTGGTTATGGCAAAACAGTCGAGATTGACCACGGCCACGGGTATAAAACCCTGTACGCACACATGAATGGTTACCGTAAGGGCATACGTCGGGGCTCAGTGGTTTCCAAAGGACAGCTCATTGGCTATGTGGGAAGTACAGGGATTAGCACAGGCCCTCACTTGCATTTTGGCCTTTATAAAGACAATCGGGCTATTAACCCTAACAGTGTGGTAAAAATTGAAAAAGATAAGCTTCAAGGGGAAAAACGCAAAGCCTTTTTGGCTCACGTTGAAACCTTTAAGCCGCGTTTTGAGCTAGCCTTAGCCGAGCCTTCCATTCCGCCACGAGAAGAGCCTTTTGAGTATATGGTGCAGTTAGAAACACCTATTATAATGGATGCAGAAACGGTAGCGGTCGCTAACTAA